The Mesorhizobium koreense genome includes a window with the following:
- a CDS encoding peptidoglycan D,D-transpeptidase FtsI family protein: MMGWLKRGRKKTADGADAPIVVEGARKSGGGRTSNRIVMTMSVFFAVYAVMAGRLVYYGTHQPEDNGPPAGRPTAARPDIVDRNGEVLATDIKTASLYAEPRRIVDIDEAIDKLATVLPDIDYEQVYNRLNSKAGFVWLRRQLTPKQEADILQLGIPGIGFRSEKRRFYPAGSTVAHVVGLVNVDNKGIAGMEKWVDDQGLAVLQQTGLATANDLKPVKLSIDLRVQHIIHDEITQAMERYRAIAAGAVVLNAKTGEILGMASVPDFDPNNPFNANEKDRLNRMSGGVYEMGSTFKTFTTAMALDSGRVKITDKFDASHPLHYGRFTIHDYHAKGRALSVPEIFIYSSNIGTAKEAEKISIPEHKEFLTKLGLLTKMPLELPEVATPLSPAKWTPLNQMTIAFGHGVATTPLQTAVAGVAVMNGGIYIPPTLLPRTEEQAEAVEHRVLRAQTSAEMRYLMRLNVEKGSGRQAAVPGFLVGGKTGTADKVVNGRYAHDKNFDAFLAAFPIDDPQYIVLVIIDEPKPYGGWPATAGANCAPTAGAIIRRIAPMLDVEPEFGHDTQALLVSYR; encoded by the coding sequence ATGATGGGCTGGTTGAAACGGGGCCGGAAGAAGACGGCCGATGGCGCGGATGCGCCCATCGTGGTGGAAGGCGCGCGCAAATCGGGCGGCGGCCGCACGAGCAACCGCATCGTCATGACCATGTCGGTCTTCTTCGCCGTCTATGCGGTGATGGCCGGGCGGCTGGTCTATTACGGTACGCATCAGCCCGAGGACAACGGACCGCCCGCTGGGCGTCCGACGGCCGCGCGGCCAGATATCGTCGACCGTAACGGCGAGGTGCTCGCGACCGACATCAAGACCGCGTCGCTCTATGCCGAGCCGCGCCGCATCGTCGATATCGACGAGGCGATCGACAAGCTCGCCACGGTGTTGCCGGACATCGATTACGAACAGGTCTACAACAGGCTGAACAGCAAGGCAGGTTTCGTCTGGCTCAGGCGTCAGCTTACGCCGAAGCAGGAGGCCGACATCCTCCAACTCGGCATTCCCGGCATCGGCTTCCGCTCGGAGAAGCGCCGCTTCTACCCGGCCGGCTCCACCGTCGCCCATGTCGTCGGCCTGGTGAATGTCGACAACAAGGGCATCGCCGGCATGGAGAAATGGGTCGACGATCAGGGCCTGGCCGTGCTGCAGCAGACGGGTCTCGCCACCGCCAACGACCTCAAGCCCGTCAAACTGTCGATCGATCTGCGCGTCCAGCATATCATCCATGACGAGATCACCCAGGCGATGGAGCGCTACCGCGCCATCGCGGCGGGCGCCGTCGTCCTCAACGCCAAGACGGGCGAGATCCTCGGCATGGCCTCGGTGCCGGATTTCGATCCGAACAACCCCTTTAACGCCAACGAGAAGGACCGGCTGAACCGCATGTCGGGCGGCGTCTACGAGATGGGCTCGACCTTCAAGACGTTCACCACGGCCATGGCGCTCGATTCGGGCCGGGTGAAGATTACCGACAAGTTCGACGCTTCGCATCCGCTGCATTACGGCCGCTTCACCATCCACGACTACCATGCGAAGGGCCGGGCGCTGAGCGTGCCGGAGATCTTCATCTATTCCTCGAATATCGGCACGGCGAAGGAAGCCGAGAAGATCAGCATTCCCGAGCACAAGGAATTCCTGACCAAGCTCGGGCTCCTGACCAAGATGCCGCTCGAACTGCCGGAGGTCGCGACGCCCCTTTCGCCCGCGAAATGGACGCCGCTCAACCAGATGACCATCGCCTTTGGTCATGGTGTTGCGACCACGCCCTTGCAGACGGCGGTCGCGGGTGTCGCGGTCATGAATGGCGGTATCTATATTCCACCAACGCTTCTACCGCGCACCGAGGAACAGGCCGAGGCCGTCGAGCATCGGGTATTGCGGGCACAGACCAGTGCCGAAATGCGCTATCTCATGCGGCTCAACGTAGAGAAGGGCTCCGGCCGCCAGGCGGCGGTGCCGGGCTTCCTCGTCGGCGGCAAGACCGGTACGGCGGACAAGGTCGTCAACGGCCGCTACGCCCACGACAAGAACTTCGACGCCTTTCTCGCGGCTTTCCCGATCGACGATCCGCAATATATCGTGCTGGTCATCATCGACGAGCCGAAGCCTTATGGCGGCTGGCCGGCGACGGCGGGCGCGAACTGCGCGCCGACGGCCGGCGCCATCATCCGCCGCATCGCGCCGATGCTCGATGTGGAGCCCGAATTCGGCCACGATACTCAGGCCTTGCTCGTTTCTTATCGCTGA
- a CDS encoding UDP-N-acetylmuramoyl-L-alanyl-D-glutamate--2,6-diaminopimelate ligase, giving the protein MKLRDLAGILPLDGGASGDLEIGGLGSDSRATAVGDLFFALAGSRADGAAYAADAVRRGAVAVVAGRDAAVGALSVPVIVVDDPRLALALAAARFFGAQPATMVAVTGTSGKTSVASFTRQIWEQDGTAAASIGTTGVTAPGREEYGSLTTPDPVALHRLLKELADAGVTHAAMEASSHGLDQRRLDGVRLSAGAFTNLGRDHMDYHPTVEDYHKAKMRLFETLLPKGAPAVIFADDQWSEATENAARHAGLDVLTVGRKGTFLTLKRVEHERYRQRAEIEAAGAIHEIDLPLAGDFQIYNALVAAGLAIATGTKTEAALGALERLKGASGRLELVGTSVSGAPVYVDYAHKPDALENVLTAVRPFTTGRVVVVFGCGGDRDRGKRPIMGEIASRLADIVIVTDDNPRSEEPASIRAAILAAAPRAIEIGDRREAIRKAIGILGAGDTLIVAGKGHEEGQTIAGRTLPFSDHEEVRLALRGAAA; this is encoded by the coding sequence ATGAAGCTGAGGGACCTTGCCGGCATCCTGCCTCTCGACGGGGGCGCATCCGGCGATCTTGAGATAGGCGGGCTCGGTTCCGACTCGCGAGCCACTGCCGTCGGCGATCTCTTCTTTGCTCTGGCGGGCAGCAGGGCGGACGGCGCGGCCTATGCCGCCGACGCGGTGCGGCGCGGCGCGGTGGCGGTCGTCGCGGGGCGGGATGCAGCCGTTGGCGCGCTGTCGGTCCCTGTTATTGTGGTCGATGATCCAAGGCTTGCGCTCGCGCTTGCAGCCGCGCGCTTCTTCGGAGCGCAACCGGCGACGATGGTTGCCGTCACCGGCACCAGCGGCAAGACGTCCGTCGCCTCCTTCACGCGGCAGATCTGGGAACAGGACGGCACGGCGGCGGCCAGCATCGGCACGACCGGCGTCACCGCACCTGGCCGCGAGGAATACGGCTCTCTGACGACGCCCGATCCGGTGGCACTGCACCGTCTCCTGAAGGAACTCGCCGATGCCGGCGTCACCCACGCCGCCATGGAGGCGTCGAGCCATGGGCTCGACCAGCGGCGACTCGACGGCGTGAGGCTTTCGGCTGGAGCTTTCACCAATCTCGGCCGCGACCACATGGATTACCACCCGACCGTCGAGGACTATCACAAGGCGAAGATGCGGCTCTTCGAGACGCTCTTGCCGAAGGGCGCGCCGGCGGTGATCTTCGCCGACGACCAATGGTCGGAGGCGACGGAGAACGCGGCACGGCATGCCGGGCTCGACGTGCTGACCGTCGGCCGCAAGGGCACGTTCCTCACCCTGAAGCGTGTCGAGCACGAGCGCTACCGCCAGCGTGCCGAGATCGAGGCGGCGGGCGCCATCCACGAGATCGATTTGCCGCTGGCCGGCGATTTCCAGATCTACAACGCGCTGGTCGCAGCCGGGCTTGCGATCGCAACCGGTACGAAGACCGAAGCCGCGCTCGGCGCGCTTGAACGTCTGAAGGGTGCATCCGGGCGTCTGGAGCTTGTGGGGACTTCCGTATCCGGCGCGCCCGTCTATGTTGATTACGCACATAAGCCCGACGCGCTTGAAAATGTGCTGACGGCCGTGCGGCCCTTCACCACGGGACGCGTGGTCGTCGTCTTCGGCTGCGGCGGCGACCGCGATCGAGGCAAGCGCCCGATCATGGGCGAGATCGCCTCGCGTCTCGCCGATATCGTCATCGTGACCGACGACAATCCGCGCTCCGAGGAGCCCGCATCGATCCGCGCCGCGATCCTCGCGGCCGCACCCCGTGCGATCGAGATCGGCGACCGCCGTGAGGCGATCCGCAAGGCCATCGGCATACTCGGAGCCGGCGACACGCTCATCGTCGCCGGCAAGGGCCATGAGGAGGGCCAGACCATCGCCGGCCGCACCTTGCCTTTTTCGGATCATGAGGAGGTCCGGCTGGCCTTGAGGGGCGCGGCCGCATGA
- a CDS encoding UDP-N-acetylmuramoylalanyl-D-glutamyl-2,6-diaminopimelate--D-alanyl-D-alanine ligase, giving the protein MSDLWTSEAMAEAMGGRPFGRLPEGVSGVSIDTRTLQRGEAFFAIKGERQDGHDFATAAHVAGAGLLVVAEEKLPALGRLSIPMIVVADVLAALEKLGAAARARSQAKIIAVTGSAGKTTTKEALRHALSATGKVHASDKSFNNHWGVPLTLARMPADCDYAVFEIGMNHPGEIRPLTKLVRPHIAIVTLIAAAHLGHFKDLAEIARAKAEIFEGVAPGGTALLNRDDDHFALLQKLARKAGVKKIRGFGENPRSDYRLESCDLGATASHITANIAGHEIEAEIGVPGRHIVQNILAVLGAAHLAGADLDKAAGALAGLSAERGRGMRHRLKHPDGEITLIDESYNANPASMQAAIKLLDATDVKGKGRRIAVLGDMLELGAHSAKLHAELAEMLSGTRTDLVLLAGKEMKALADSLPKGMKKEYRDNVEEIIPLVLETVRPGDAVMVKSSNGVGFSRLVDALIRRYPAAGPE; this is encoded by the coding sequence ATGAGCGATCTCTGGACCTCCGAAGCCATGGCCGAGGCGATGGGCGGCCGCCCGTTCGGCCGGCTGCCCGAGGGCGTCTCCGGCGTTTCCATCGATACGCGGACGCTCCAGCGCGGCGAGGCCTTCTTCGCCATCAAGGGCGAACGGCAGGACGGCCACGACTTCGCCACGGCGGCGCATGTCGCGGGGGCAGGGCTTCTTGTGGTGGCGGAAGAGAAACTGCCGGCGCTTGGGCGGCTCAGCATTCCGATGATCGTGGTGGCGGACGTGCTCGCGGCGCTGGAGAAACTCGGCGCGGCGGCGCGTGCCCGTTCTCAAGCGAAGATCATCGCGGTCACCGGCTCGGCCGGCAAGACGACGACGAAGGAGGCGCTGCGCCACGCACTGTCGGCCACCGGCAAGGTGCATGCCTCGGACAAATCCTTCAACAACCATTGGGGCGTACCGCTGACGCTGGCGCGCATGCCGGCCGATTGCGACTATGCGGTCTTCGAGATCGGCATGAACCATCCGGGTGAAATCCGGCCGCTCACGAAACTGGTGCGCCCGCATATCGCCATCGTCACGCTGATCGCGGCCGCCCATCTCGGCCATTTCAAGGATCTCGCCGAAATCGCCCGCGCCAAGGCGGAGATATTCGAGGGGGTCGCGCCCGGCGGCACCGCGCTCCTCAACCGCGACGATGACCATTTCGCGCTGCTCCAGAAGCTTGCCCGAAAAGCGGGCGTGAAAAAAATCAGAGGCTTCGGCGAAAATCCTCGTTCGGACTATCGGCTTGAGAGTTGTGATCTCGGTGCCACCGCCTCGCATATCACCGCCAACATCGCCGGCCATGAGATCGAGGCGGAGATCGGCGTCCCTGGGCGGCACATCGTGCAGAATATCCTCGCCGTGCTCGGCGCGGCCCATCTGGCCGGCGCCGATTTGGACAAAGCCGCCGGCGCGCTTGCCGGCCTGTCGGCGGAGCGCGGGCGCGGCATGCGCCACCGGTTGAAGCATCCTGACGGCGAGATCACGCTGATAGACGAAAGCTACAACGCCAATCCGGCCTCCATGCAGGCGGCGATAAAGCTGCTCGATGCGACGGACGTGAAAGGCAAGGGGCGGCGTATTGCCGTGCTCGGCGACATGCTGGAACTCGGCGCGCATTCGGCAAAGCTGCATGCGGAACTGGCCGAAATGCTCTCCGGCACGCGAACCGACCTGGTGCTGCTCGCCGGCAAGGAGATGAAGGCGCTCGCCGACAGCCTGCCGAAAGGGATGAAAAAGGAATATCGCGACAACGTCGAGGAAATCATTCCTCTGGTTCTCGAGACGGTCCGTCCCGGCGACGCCGTCATGGTCAAATCGTCGAACGGGGTCGGATTCTCCCGGCTGGTCGATGCGCTCATCCGACGCTATCCGGCCGCGGGCCCGGAATGA